One Amycolatopsis thermophila DNA segment encodes these proteins:
- a CDS encoding mycofactocin-coupled SDR family oxidoreductase, with translation MSTSTGSTAPPGSARRGSPRPPDPPRSTRLSGSRGWSYQPAVARRTCYRPLATEADLAKTVRQVEELGRRIVAVQADVRDTASLAAAVTEGLAELGHIDIVCANAGITGPIGEPISDVNERVRLFEQVVDINLTGVYRTIELTKQPLIDNGPGGSVIITSSLAGLRALGAGGGYTEAKHGLVGMVRAYAHELAPHHIRVNSIHPSNVRTPMIVNDATVRAFRPDLKNPTLDEAAAALQTLNLMPVPYLEPEDISNAVLFLASDESRYITGIALPVDAGGAIK, from the coding sequence GTGAGCACCTCGACCGGGTCCACGGCACCTCCGGGATCCGCGCGGCGAGGATCGCCGAGGCCTCCCGATCCACCTCGGAGTACCAGGCTGAGCGGGTCGCGCGGGTGGTCGTACCAGCCCGCTGTCGCCCGGAGGACCTGTTACCGCCCGCTGGCCACCGAAGCCGATCTCGCCAAGACCGTCCGCCAGGTCGAGGAACTCGGCCGGCGCATCGTCGCCGTACAGGCCGACGTCCGCGACACCGCATCCCTGGCGGCCGCCGTCACGGAAGGACTCGCCGAGCTGGGACACATCGACATCGTCTGCGCCAACGCCGGGATCACCGGCCCCATCGGCGAGCCCATCTCCGACGTCAACGAACGCGTCCGCCTCTTCGAGCAGGTCGTCGACATCAACCTCACCGGCGTGTACCGCACCATCGAACTCACCAAGCAACCTCTCATCGACAACGGCCCCGGCGGCTCGGTGATCATCACCAGCTCACTGGCCGGCCTGCGCGCGCTCGGCGCCGGAGGCGGATACACCGAAGCCAAACACGGCCTGGTCGGCATGGTCCGCGCCTACGCCCACGAACTGGCCCCGCACCACATCCGCGTCAACAGCATCCACCCGTCCAACGTACGGACACCGATGATCGTCAACGACGCCACCGTCCGCGCCTTCCGCCCCGACCTGAAGAACCCGACCCTGGACGAAGCCGCGGCAGCACTGCAAACCCTCAACCTGATGCCGGTCCCCTACCTCGAACCGGAAGACATCAGCAACGCTGTGCTCTTCCTCGCCTCCGACGAGTCCCGCTACATCACCGGGATCGCTCTACCCGTCGACGCCGGCGGTGCCATCAAATGA
- a CDS encoding alpha/beta fold hydrolase: MGPFGIRVNPGYPGTWRHPRQLRPRPLSTPPTSPKHRLAAPGTVGKVAPLVAFLLSDAASYITGSEIPDDGGPTSHGGVKSVSDAVPSTIQKGLDLFEYFPGNYVWNLGVVAALNSGGLIDEVDRACRPIRESATRGEDAGTADFLRAWAALTDQLVAQAQEAEQAGHVRTAGELYFRATNYLCQAERMLAHSNPDRVPTYRRVLELARKSFDLRDRRVSRVAIPYEGTTLPGYFSQAPATDDGSAPVVVLVNGLDSTKEHMYSSGHWQELAARGISCLMLDQPGTGEALRLQGLTARIDTEAWAGAAVDWLEAREDVDRARIGIVGWSLGGYYAPRAAAFEKRFALCVAWGANHNWGRVQRRRLEREGERPVPHYWEHVLWVWGHDDIDTFIEFADAVHLDGVVEKIAVPFLIVHGENDRQIPLEYAHASYDQAVNSPKRELRVFTPEEGASEHIGLDHLPHVSTFIADWVADTFTELARR; encoded by the coding sequence CTGGGGCCGTTCGGGATCCGGGTCAACCCCGGGTATCCCGGTACATGGAGACACCCACGACAGCTTCGGCCGCGCCCGCTTTCCACGCCGCCAACGTCGCCGAAACACCGCTTGGCCGCGCCCGGCACGGTGGGTAAGGTCGCGCCTCTGGTCGCGTTCCTGCTCAGCGACGCCGCCTCGTACATCACCGGATCGGAGATCCCCGACGATGGCGGACCGACCTCTCACGGCGGCGTGAAGTCGGTCAGCGACGCCGTTCCGTCAACCATCCAGAAAGGACTGGACTTGTTCGAGTACTTCCCGGGCAACTACGTGTGGAACTTGGGTGTGGTCGCCGCGCTGAACAGTGGCGGCCTGATCGACGAGGTCGATCGCGCCTGCCGCCCGATCCGAGAGTCCGCGACCCGAGGCGAGGATGCGGGAACCGCCGACTTCCTGCGGGCTTGGGCAGCGTTGACCGACCAGCTCGTCGCACAGGCCCAAGAGGCGGAGCAGGCCGGGCATGTGCGGACGGCGGGGGAGTTGTACTTCCGTGCCACCAACTACCTGTGCCAGGCGGAACGGATGCTCGCGCATTCGAACCCGGACCGCGTGCCCACCTACCGCCGCGTCCTCGAACTCGCACGGAAGTCCTTCGACCTGCGGGACCGCCGGGTGTCACGGGTCGCGATCCCGTATGAGGGAACGACGTTGCCGGGCTACTTCAGCCAGGCACCGGCCACCGACGACGGGTCGGCTCCGGTTGTCGTGCTGGTCAACGGGCTCGACTCCACCAAGGAACACATGTACAGCTCGGGACACTGGCAGGAACTCGCCGCGCGCGGCATCTCCTGTCTCATGCTCGACCAGCCCGGCACCGGCGAAGCCCTGCGCCTGCAAGGACTCACGGCCCGCATCGACACCGAAGCCTGGGCCGGCGCGGCCGTCGACTGGCTCGAAGCGCGCGAAGACGTTGACCGCGCGCGGATCGGGATCGTCGGCTGGTCGCTCGGCGGCTACTACGCACCCCGCGCCGCGGCGTTCGAGAAGCGGTTCGCGCTCTGCGTTGCCTGGGGCGCCAACCACAACTGGGGCCGGGTACAGCGCCGCCGCCTCGAACGCGAGGGCGAGCGGCCGGTGCCGCACTACTGGGAACACGTGCTGTGGGTGTGGGGACACGACGACATCGACACGTTCATCGAGTTCGCCGACGCCGTCCACCTCGACGGCGTGGTCGAGAAAATCGCCGTCCCGTTCCTCATCGTACACGGCGAAAACGACCGGCAGATCCCGCTCGAATACGCGCACGCCTCCTACGACCAGGCGGTCAACTCACCCAAACGAGAGCTGCGGGTGTTCACTCCGGAGGAAGGCGCCAGTGAGCACATCGGGCTCGATCACCTGCCCCACGTCAGCACCTTCATTGCCGACTGGGTCGCCGACACGTTCACCGAACTCGCGCGCCGGTGA
- a CDS encoding LysR family transcriptional regulator has product MHLTSLDLNLLVTLDALLEHRSVSRAAEQMGLSQPAVSAQLARLRRHFGDDLLARFGNQYRLTPLAVQLRGRVRTAVTGIERVFAAEPDFDPATTAREFSLVISDYGVAVLGSALAATLQREAPDARVRFIANTPAVVDNAAQALTGIDLLVMPHGFIDGLPHRDLHRDEWVCLVSGENTDVGATLTVDQLRTMPWVVSYHGPTASTPAARQMRMLGIEPRIQVVTENFLTVPALVAGTGRVALLQQRLAERIPADLGVRALPCPFDASPLVEAYWWHPMYEHDPGHRYLRDLLSRVSAEVTADIQGTDSGPGQK; this is encoded by the coding sequence GTGCACCTGACGAGCCTGGACCTGAATCTGCTCGTGACGCTCGACGCGCTGCTCGAACACCGCAGCGTCAGCCGTGCCGCCGAGCAGATGGGGCTGAGCCAGCCCGCCGTGTCCGCCCAGCTGGCCCGGCTGCGCCGGCATTTCGGCGACGACCTCCTGGCCCGCTTCGGCAACCAGTACCGGCTCACCCCGCTGGCCGTGCAGCTACGCGGCCGCGTCCGCACCGCCGTGACCGGGATCGAGCGGGTATTCGCCGCGGAACCGGACTTCGACCCGGCCACCACCGCACGCGAGTTTTCCTTGGTCATCAGCGATTACGGCGTCGCCGTGCTCGGTTCCGCTCTCGCGGCCACGCTGCAGCGGGAAGCGCCGGACGCACGGGTCCGGTTCATCGCAAACACCCCGGCCGTGGTGGACAACGCGGCACAGGCGCTCACCGGCATCGACCTGCTCGTCATGCCACACGGGTTCATCGACGGGCTCCCCCACCGCGACCTGCACCGCGACGAATGGGTCTGCCTGGTCTCCGGCGAGAACACCGACGTGGGCGCGACGCTGACCGTGGACCAGCTGCGCACGATGCCCTGGGTGGTGAGCTACCACGGGCCCACCGCGTCCACGCCCGCCGCGCGGCAGATGCGGATGCTCGGCATCGAACCCAGGATCCAGGTCGTCACCGAGAACTTCCTGACCGTCCCCGCACTCGTCGCCGGCACCGGGCGGGTCGCCCTCCTGCAACAACGCCTCGCCGAACGCATCCCCGCCGACCTGGGCGTTCGCGCACTGCCCTGCCCGTTCGACGCGAGCCCGCTCGTCGAAGCCTATTGGTGGCATCCGATGTACGAGCACGATCCCGGACACCGCTACCTCCGTGACCTCCTGAGCCGGGTCTCCGCGGAGGTCACGGCCGATATCCAGGGAACTGACAGCGGACCTGGGCAGAAGTAG
- a CDS encoding GntR family transcriptional regulator yields MADTVFDRLHERIVTGELAPGDRIDPTEVAESLGVSRTPVREAILRLEGQGLVERLPYRGVVVAGIDQTAAEDVAAMRIHLETLAVRTAVPRLTDDDVARMRRINDEIRDAVRGADAQNSFRSLNRAFHETLYRAAGSDTLLRLVQDLSAQAERFRLHFDVRQGRAIEDHDRILDACDARDPVAAVAATRDHILGAHLLMMPENYTVPPGSALDVALRESGMPATTADGAGRVAAG; encoded by the coding sequence GTGGCCGACACGGTGTTCGACCGGCTTCACGAGCGGATCGTCACCGGCGAGCTCGCGCCGGGAGACCGGATAGATCCCACCGAGGTCGCGGAGTCGCTGGGGGTCAGCCGGACACCGGTGCGGGAGGCGATTCTCCGGCTAGAGGGTCAGGGGCTCGTGGAACGACTGCCCTACCGCGGTGTGGTAGTGGCCGGCATCGACCAGACGGCCGCCGAGGACGTGGCCGCCATGCGCATTCACCTCGAGACGCTGGCCGTCCGGACCGCGGTCCCGCGGCTGACGGACGACGACGTCGCCCGGATGCGCCGGATCAACGACGAGATCCGGGACGCTGTGCGGGGAGCGGACGCGCAGAACTCGTTCCGGTCACTCAACCGCGCCTTCCACGAGACGCTGTACCGCGCCGCGGGTTCCGACACGCTGCTCAGGCTGGTGCAGGACCTCTCGGCGCAAGCGGAACGTTTCCGGCTGCACTTCGACGTCCGGCAGGGGCGCGCGATCGAAGACCACGACCGCATTCTGGACGCCTGCGACGCCCGGGATCCGGTGGCCGCCGTGGCGGCGACGCGCGATCACATCCTCGGCGCGCACCTGCTGATGATGCCCGAGAACTACACGGTGCCGCCCGGCTCCGCGCTCGACGTCGCGCTCCGGGAAAGCGGCATGCCGGCGACGACGGCCGATGGGGCCGGCCGGGTCGCCGCGGGCTGA
- a CDS encoding ABC transporter substrate-binding protein, producing the protein MVIGSTVAAVLLVTGCGAGARSGPAARSDGLIPVTVGVTPLLNAAPLYLGIHHGFFREAGLAVEPKVIQTAATAIPSLLNGELQYALVSTVPAINAKSQGLPVAAVAGNDVYVSDPKDDGSALLVAPNSRFQRTADLTGATIAVVGLRSMPELATRLALADAGVDPGSVKFVEIPYPEMLSAVRDGRVDAALFADPFLGQATSQGLRPVTYPYSAALPGVTGLLWISVQPYLQQNADAAAKFTTAMTRAVEYAAAHPDEARAAAGEFTTMSPEALAAAHLPSYRPTVDEVTFTRIADAMVQQGFVKSAPSVEGMVWRP; encoded by the coding sequence ATGGTGATCGGCAGTACCGTGGCCGCTGTCCTCCTCGTCACCGGCTGCGGAGCCGGGGCCCGCTCCGGTCCGGCTGCCCGCAGCGACGGGCTCATCCCGGTCACCGTCGGCGTCACGCCGCTGCTCAACGCGGCGCCGCTCTACCTGGGCATCCACCACGGGTTCTTCCGGGAAGCCGGCCTCGCCGTCGAACCGAAGGTGATCCAGACCGCGGCGACCGCCATTCCCTCGCTCCTCAATGGCGAGCTGCAGTACGCGCTCGTCTCCACGGTTCCGGCGATCAACGCCAAGAGCCAGGGCCTGCCGGTCGCGGCCGTCGCCGGCAACGACGTCTACGTCAGCGATCCGAAGGACGACGGCTCGGCGCTGCTCGTCGCGCCGAACAGCCGGTTCCAGCGCACCGCCGACCTCACCGGAGCCACCATCGCCGTCGTCGGGCTGCGCTCGATGCCGGAGCTGGCCACCCGCCTCGCCCTGGCCGACGCGGGCGTGGACCCCGGCTCGGTGAAGTTCGTGGAGATCCCCTACCCCGAGATGCTCTCGGCCGTGCGGGACGGGCGCGTGGACGCCGCGCTGTTCGCCGACCCGTTCCTCGGTCAGGCCACGTCGCAAGGCCTGCGCCCGGTGACCTACCCCTACTCGGCGGCCCTGCCCGGGGTCACCGGTCTGCTCTGGATCAGCGTGCAGCCCTACCTGCAGCAGAACGCCGACGCGGCGGCCAAGTTCACCACCGCCATGACCCGCGCCGTGGAGTACGCCGCCGCGCACCCGGATGAAGCCCGCGCCGCGGCCGGCGAGTTCACCACCATGTCGCCGGAGGCCCTCGCGGCAGCGCATCTGCCCTCGTACCGCCCCACGGTCGACGAGGTCACGTTCACCAGGATCGCCGACGCGATGGTCCAGCAGGGCTTCGTCAAATCGGCCCCGTCCGTCGAGGGGATGGTCTGGCGCCCATGA
- a CDS encoding ABC transporter permease produces the protein MTARTIDPPRTTTRHTRARLTGTGWPAKIGFIAAILALWELAVRLGQPGSVPSPSEVAPALADVISDGRLVGPVLQTLTAWALGLLLATAIGVAAGLVLGVSPVAERLTRFTVDFLRTIPSLALVPLAVLLYGSGTGSTLLLVVSAATWPILLQTAHGVHAVDPVASETCRSYRVRLHHRILFLVLPGAAAYLATGVRIAAAVSLLLSLSAELIIPAPGIGQEIAVTQLGGDLPAMYAWIFVAGVLGVLINALFSRLERALLRWHPAHRQEAR, from the coding sequence ATGACCGCGAGAACGATCGATCCCCCGCGGACGACGACGCGCCACACCCGCGCGCGTCTGACGGGTACCGGATGGCCGGCCAAGATCGGCTTCATCGCCGCCATCCTCGCGCTGTGGGAACTGGCGGTCCGGCTCGGGCAACCCGGTTCGGTACCCTCGCCCAGCGAAGTGGCACCGGCCCTCGCCGACGTGATCAGCGACGGACGGCTGGTGGGCCCGGTCCTGCAGACCCTGACCGCCTGGGCCCTCGGTCTGCTCCTGGCGACCGCGATCGGTGTCGCCGCCGGCCTGGTGCTGGGTGTCTCCCCGGTCGCCGAGCGGCTGACGCGCTTCACGGTCGACTTCCTGCGCACCATCCCGTCACTGGCGCTGGTCCCGCTGGCAGTGCTCCTCTACGGTTCCGGGACCGGGAGCACCCTGCTCCTGGTGGTGTCCGCCGCCACGTGGCCGATCCTGCTGCAGACCGCCCACGGCGTGCACGCGGTGGACCCCGTGGCGAGCGAGACCTGCCGGTCGTACCGGGTCCGGCTGCACCACCGCATCCTGTTCCTGGTCCTCCCCGGCGCGGCCGCCTACCTCGCCACCGGGGTCCGGATCGCGGCGGCGGTCAGCCTGCTGCTGTCGCTGTCCGCCGAGCTCATCATCCCGGCTCCGGGCATCGGCCAGGAAATCGCCGTGACCCAGCTCGGGGGCGACCTGCCCGCCATGTACGCGTGGATCTTCGTCGCCGGCGTCCTCGGCGTGCTCATCAACGCGCTGTTCAGCCGGCTCGAGCGCGCGCTGCTGCGGTGGCACCCGGCGCACCGGCAGGAGGCACGATGA
- a CDS encoding ABC transporter permease encodes MSRSRIARLGRLVAWEFTLPVVLVLAWWWSSQNTTSYFFPPLATTLARFHEVWLFDRFASDFLPSLGNLLGGYLVAVLAGVSLGVLLGLTRWVREAVNPVLQFLRALPAVALLPLAIGLLGIGSSMKVAVIFFGALWPILLNTIDGVRGIDPTVWDVARSYRISWRHRIAHIVLPGAAPQIFVGLRASLSVAVILLLASELYGSSSGVGHFILQAQRQFAMGDMWAGMVLLGILGYLLNLALQLVDRKVLAWRHALTRKDTSE; translated from the coding sequence ATGAGCAGGTCCCGCATCGCCCGGCTGGGACGGCTGGTCGCATGGGAGTTCACTCTCCCGGTCGTGCTGGTGCTGGCGTGGTGGTGGTCGTCGCAGAACACCACGTCCTACTTCTTCCCCCCGCTGGCGACGACCCTCGCGCGGTTCCACGAGGTGTGGTTGTTCGACCGGTTCGCCAGCGATTTCCTGCCCAGCCTGGGCAATCTCCTCGGCGGCTACCTGGTGGCCGTCCTGGCCGGGGTGTCACTGGGTGTCCTGCTCGGGCTGACGCGGTGGGTCCGGGAAGCGGTGAACCCGGTCCTGCAGTTCCTCCGCGCGCTGCCGGCCGTCGCACTGCTCCCGCTCGCCATCGGTCTGCTGGGCATCGGCTCGTCGATGAAGGTCGCGGTCATCTTCTTCGGGGCCCTGTGGCCGATCCTGCTCAACACGATCGACGGAGTCCGCGGCATCGACCCGACCGTGTGGGACGTGGCGCGCTCCTACCGCATCTCGTGGCGTCACCGGATCGCGCACATCGTGCTGCCCGGCGCCGCCCCGCAGATCTTCGTGGGACTGCGCGCGAGTTTGTCCGTCGCGGTCATCCTGCTGCTCGCCAGCGAGCTGTACGGCTCCTCCTCCGGGGTCGGCCACTTCATCCTGCAGGCGCAGCGTCAGTTCGCGATGGGCGACATGTGGGCCGGGATGGTGCTGCTCGGCATCCTCGGCTACCTGCTGAACCTGGCTCTGCAGCTCGTGGACCGGAAGGTCCTCGCCTGGCGCCACGCCCTCACCCGGAAGGACACGTCCGAATGA
- a CDS encoding ABC transporter ATP-binding protein, with amino-acid sequence MTTPLLDVSGLNKSYGSKQVLADVGFTAGTGDFLTVVGPSGAGKTTLLRCVSGLLTPDRGAVALSGSAVTGPPEDLALVFQDYSRSLLPWMTVRGNIGLPLRSKGIRAPERRRRADQALASVGLADAGPLYPWQLSGGMQQRVAIARALAFSPRILVMDEPFASVDAQTRAELEDLVLGLRDRLDITFLLVTHDIDEAVYLADRVVVLSGAPTTVTAVVPVDLGRDRDQVETKATSKFVDLRSQVYRLIRSEKAAA; translated from the coding sequence ATGACCACTCCCCTCCTCGACGTCAGCGGGCTGAACAAGAGCTACGGCAGCAAGCAGGTACTCGCCGATGTCGGCTTCACCGCCGGCACCGGCGACTTCCTCACCGTCGTCGGCCCGTCCGGCGCCGGCAAGACCACGCTGCTGCGATGTGTGTCCGGGCTGCTGACCCCGGACCGGGGCGCAGTGGCGCTGAGCGGTTCCGCGGTCACCGGTCCGCCGGAGGACCTGGCCCTGGTGTTCCAGGACTACAGCCGGTCGCTCCTGCCCTGGATGACGGTCCGCGGCAACATCGGCCTCCCCCTGCGCAGCAAGGGAATCCGCGCACCGGAGCGGCGGCGGCGCGCGGACCAGGCACTGGCGTCGGTCGGGCTCGCGGACGCCGGCCCGCTCTACCCCTGGCAGCTGTCCGGCGGGATGCAGCAACGCGTCGCGATCGCGCGCGCCCTCGCCTTCAGCCCGCGCATCCTGGTGATGGACGAACCCTTCGCCTCGGTGGACGCCCAGACCCGCGCCGAGCTCGAGGACCTCGTCCTCGGCCTGCGCGACCGCCTGGACATCACGTTCCTGCTCGTCACCCACGACATCGACGAGGCGGTGTACCTCGCCGACCGCGTGGTGGTGCTCTCCGGCGCCCCGACGACGGTGACCGCGGTCGTCCCGGTCGACCTCGGCCGGGACCGCGACCAGGTCGAAACCAAGGCGACGTCGAAGTTCGTCGACCTGCGCTCCCAGGTCTACCGGCTGATCCGGTCGGAGAAGGCGGCGGCATGA